A stretch of the Rhizomicrobium sp. genome encodes the following:
- a CDS encoding SDR family oxidoreductase, which translates to MDRVALITGAGSGIGRAVALAFAADGYAVVLAGRRAGALEETAALAPGKPMLAVPTNVVDADAVAALFGATKARFGRLDVLFNNAGTGAPPVPMEDVTLAQWQAVVDVNLTAPFLCTQAAIRLMKAQDPRGGRIINNGSISAHAPRPYSAPYTATKHAITGLTKATALDGRAFDIACGQIDIGNAGTPMTAAMARGVPQPDGTLMPEPVMDVDAVAKAVLYMASLPLDANVLSMTVMATRMPFVGRG; encoded by the coding sequence ATGGATAGAGTTGCATTGATAACGGGCGCCGGCAGCGGCATCGGCCGCGCCGTGGCGCTGGCCTTCGCCGCCGACGGATATGCGGTGGTCCTCGCGGGCCGGCGGGCCGGTGCGCTGGAGGAGACCGCCGCGCTGGCGCCCGGCAAGCCCATGCTCGCCGTGCCCACGAATGTGGTGGATGCCGACGCGGTCGCGGCGCTGTTCGGGGCGACGAAAGCCCGCTTCGGCCGTCTCGACGTGCTCTTCAACAACGCCGGCACCGGCGCGCCGCCCGTGCCGATGGAGGATGTGACGCTTGCGCAGTGGCAGGCGGTGGTGGATGTGAACCTGACGGCTCCGTTCCTCTGCACCCAGGCCGCCATACGCCTGATGAAGGCGCAGGACCCGCGCGGCGGGCGCATCATCAACAACGGCTCGATCTCGGCCCATGCGCCGCGGCCTTATTCCGCGCCCTATACCGCGACCAAGCACGCCATCACGGGGCTCACCAAGGCGACCGCGCTGGACGGCCGCGCCTTCGATATCGCTTGCGGCCAGATCGATATCGGCAACGCCGGCACGCCGATGACCGCCGCCATGGCCCGCGGGGTGCCCCAGCCCGACGGCACGCTGATGCCCGAGCCGGTGATGGACGTCGATGCGGTGGCGAAGGCGGTGCTTTACATGGCCAGCCTGCCGCTCGACGCCAACGTCCTGTCGATGACCGTGATGGCCACCAGGATGCCGTTCGTGGGGCGGGGTTAG
- a CDS encoding GIY-YIG nuclease family protein — MAAFVYVLLSKKAPKRTYVGWTLDLARRIAQHNGGTGAKFTRGGKWVLIYAERHRTRNGAMRREIFLKRDRAFRALLRENGTARL, encoded by the coding sequence ATGGCGGCGTTCGTCTATGTCCTGCTCAGCAAGAAAGCGCCGAAGCGGACCTATGTGGGCTGGACGCTCGACCTGGCGCGACGGATCGCACAGCACAATGGCGGCACCGGCGCGAAGTTCACCCGCGGCGGCAAATGGGTTCTGATCTATGCCGAGCGCCATCGCACCCGCAACGGCGCGATGCGGCGCGAGATTTTCCTCAAGCGGGACAGGGCGTTTCGCGCGCTGCTGCGAGAGAACGGAACGGCTCGCCTCTAA
- a CDS encoding LD-carboxypeptidase, translated as MAKVRIGIVAPAARLHPDTAGQVAALARDAFGDRADVVFHPQCFLSSGHFAGDDAARAAAFLEYANDPAFDALWFARGGYGSGRIAETVLAGLSPVARDKTYLGYSDGGFLLAGLYKHGFRAAHGPIPHDMRRSHGETAVKRVLSWLVDKERSTLEPSLDGTRPAVALNLTILSMLVGTPLMPDLAGHVVMVEEVSEHLYALDRLMFHVTSTAEMRKVAGIRLGRVSDIPPNDPEFGQTPEEIVRHWCDVSGIAYLGAADIGHDAGNKIVPFGA; from the coding sequence TTGGCGAAGGTTAGGATCGGCATCGTCGCACCGGCGGCACGGCTGCATCCCGATACGGCCGGCCAAGTGGCCGCGCTTGCGCGCGACGCTTTCGGCGACCGCGCAGACGTTGTCTTCCATCCGCAGTGCTTTCTATCGTCGGGGCATTTCGCCGGCGACGACGCGGCGCGGGCGGCAGCGTTCCTCGAATATGCCAACGACCCGGCGTTCGACGCGCTGTGGTTCGCGCGCGGCGGCTACGGCTCGGGCCGCATCGCGGAGACGGTGTTGGCCGGATTGTCGCCGGTCGCGCGGGACAAGACCTATCTCGGCTATAGCGACGGCGGCTTTCTGCTGGCGGGTCTGTACAAGCACGGCTTTCGCGCCGCGCATGGACCGATCCCTCACGACATGCGGCGATCGCATGGCGAGACGGCTGTGAAGCGTGTCTTGTCGTGGCTGGTCGACAAGGAAAGAAGTACCCTGGAGCCGTCGCTGGACGGGACGCGGCCGGCCGTCGCGCTCAATCTCACCATCCTCAGCATGCTGGTCGGCACGCCGCTGATGCCCGATCTTGCGGGACATGTGGTGATGGTCGAAGAGGTTTCGGAGCATCTTTATGCCCTCGACCGTCTGATGTTTCATGTGACGTCGACGGCGGAGATGCGCAAGGTCGCCGGGATCCGCCTGGGGCGGGTCAGCGACATACCGCCCAACGATCCGGAATTCGGCCAGACGCCGGAAGAGATCGTGCGGCATTGGTGCGATGTTTCGGGCATCGCCTATCTCGGCGCCGCCGATATCGGACACGACGCGGGCAACAAGATCGTGCCGTTCGGCGCCTAA
- a CDS encoding MFS transporter: protein MSGEGLATRRLPLPTIVVFSFSIMPVASLGVVLFVYLPPYLAGHLGMSLGAVGAIWASVRIADLFVDPLLGHLMDRTQTRFGRYRVWLAAGVPVFMLATYMLFLAPKGIGRVYLFVWLFVYYLGNSVLTLSQQAWSATLATAYDERSRVFGIGVAVGVVATVATILIPTLAPLFGLSNAQGVQAMGLAMVVLTPVSVWLAVWRTPERINRTLDHRFELKDYWEIVSKPEVVRLFLAQVALTLGPGWMSAMYLFYFHDARGYTLQQSSILLLVYILIGVAGAPLTAKLSARIGKHRALIFTTIAFSLALLTIPLVPWGNLYAAIPIMAWCGFMAAGFGLTINAMMADVGDEIRLHQGKERVSLLYSLLTFAAKLTAAFAIGLSLPLLQFFGYTAAEGAHNTPSAIRALEWIFVVGPILFVMLGGVCVLGWRLDAARHAQICKELDARDAAALGEAALVGGLGAAPVVLAAEEN from the coding sequence ATGAGCGGTGAAGGTCTGGCGACGCGGCGGCTGCCCCTGCCGACCATTGTCGTCTTCTCGTTCTCGATAATGCCGGTGGCCTCGCTCGGCGTCGTGCTGTTCGTTTATCTGCCGCCCTATCTCGCCGGTCATCTCGGCATGTCGCTCGGCGCCGTCGGCGCCATCTGGGCTTCGGTGCGCATCGCCGATCTGTTCGTCGATCCGCTGCTCGGTCATCTCATGGACCGCACGCAGACCCGCTTCGGCCGCTATCGCGTCTGGCTCGCCGCCGGCGTGCCGGTCTTCATGCTGGCGACCTACATGCTGTTCCTGGCGCCCAAGGGCATCGGCCGCGTCTATCTGTTCGTCTGGCTGTTCGTCTATTACCTGGGCAATTCGGTGCTCACGCTGTCGCAGCAGGCCTGGAGCGCGACGCTGGCGACCGCCTATGACGAGCGCAGCCGCGTTTTCGGCATCGGCGTCGCGGTCGGCGTGGTGGCCACGGTCGCCACGATCCTGATCCCGACATTGGCGCCGCTCTTCGGCCTCAGCAACGCGCAGGGCGTGCAGGCGATGGGGCTGGCGATGGTCGTCCTGACGCCGGTCTCGGTCTGGCTGGCGGTGTGGCGCACGCCCGAGCGGATCAACCGGACGCTCGATCACCGCTTCGAGCTGAAGGACTATTGGGAGATCGTTTCCAAGCCCGAAGTCGTCCGTCTGTTCCTCGCCCAGGTCGCGCTGACTCTCGGTCCCGGCTGGATGAGCGCGATGTATCTCTTCTATTTCCACGATGCGCGGGGCTACACGCTTCAGCAGTCCTCGATCCTGCTGCTTGTCTATATCCTGATCGGCGTCGCCGGCGCGCCGCTCACCGCGAAGCTCTCGGCCCGCATCGGCAAGCATCGCGCGCTGATATTCACCACCATCGCTTTCTCGCTGGCATTGCTCACCATCCCGCTGGTGCCGTGGGGCAATCTCTATGCGGCGATCCCGATCATGGCCTGGTGCGGCTTCATGGCGGCCGGCTTCGGGCTCACCATCAATGCGATGATGGCCGATGTCGGCGACGAGATCCGCCTCCACCAGGGCAAGGAGCGGGTGAGCCTGCTCTATTCGCTGCTTACCTTCGCCGCCAAGCTCACGGCCGCCTTCGCCATCGGCCTGTCGCTCCCCCTGCTGCAATTCTTCGGTTACACCGCCGCGGAGGGCGCGCACAACACGCCGTCCGCCATACGCGCGCTCGAATGGATATTCGTCGTCGGTCCGATCCTGTTCGTGATGCTGGGCGGCGTCTGCGTCCTGGGCTGGCGTCTCGATGCCGCGCGCCATGCGCAGATCTGCAAGGAGCTCGATGCCCGCGACGCCGCGGCGCTCGGCGAGGCGGCGCTCGTCGGCGGTCTCGGCGCGGCACCGGTCGTGCTCGCCGCCGAGGAAAATTGA
- the dusB gene encoding tRNA dihydrouridine synthase DusB, translating to MTNGFSIGGVAIAGRVLTAPMTGVSDLPFRRAASRLGAAYVATEMVACELLAGGRPDVVRRAAVGDGLPLTVIQLVGRRADWMAKGARMAEAAGADIIDINMGCPAKEVTGGASGSALMRDMALAERLIGETVNATSRPVTLKMRLGWDDASRNAPELAARAEALGVKAITIHGRTRMQFYGGRADWRAVADVKAAVRVPVIVNGDIVDAAHARAALAQSGADAVMVGRGAYGKPWIAAAIERALREGGAVVEPGLEMRLSIVLEHLRDSLRFYGDTLGLKIFRKHLGWYVEGAPLPASPEARRAAKSRLCRMTRAGEVETALTALWRAGELKHAA from the coding sequence ATGACGAACGGATTTTCCATTGGCGGCGTCGCGATCGCCGGACGGGTCCTGACCGCGCCGATGACCGGCGTGTCGGACCTGCCGTTCCGACGTGCGGCGTCGCGGCTGGGCGCGGCCTATGTCGCGACCGAGATGGTGGCCTGCGAACTGCTGGCGGGCGGACGGCCCGATGTGGTGCGGCGCGCGGCGGTGGGCGATGGGCTGCCGCTGACGGTGATCCAGCTCGTCGGGCGGCGCGCCGACTGGATGGCGAAGGGCGCGCGCATGGCGGAGGCGGCCGGCGCGGACATCATCGACATCAACATGGGCTGTCCGGCAAAGGAAGTGACGGGCGGAGCGTCGGGCTCGGCCCTGATGCGCGACATGGCGCTGGCGGAACGGCTGATCGGCGAGACGGTGAACGCGACGTCGCGGCCGGTGACGCTGAAGATGCGGCTGGGCTGGGACGATGCGTCCAGGAACGCGCCCGAGCTGGCGGCCCGCGCCGAGGCGCTGGGCGTGAAGGCGATCACCATCCATGGCCGCACGCGGATGCAGTTCTATGGCGGCCGCGCCGACTGGCGCGCCGTCGCGGACGTGAAGGCAGCGGTGCGCGTGCCGGTGATCGTCAATGGCGACATCGTCGATGCCGCGCATGCGCGCGCCGCGCTGGCGCAATCGGGCGCGGACGCGGTGATGGTCGGACGCGGCGCTTACGGAAAGCCCTGGATCGCGGCGGCGATCGAACGCGCGCTGCGCGAGGGCGGCGCAGTCGTCGAACCGGGGCTGGAGATGCGGCTGAGCATCGTGCTGGAGCATTTGCGCGATTCGCTACGCTTCTATGGCGACACGCTCGGCCTCAAGATCTTCCGCAAGCATCTGGGCTGGTATGTCGAGGGCGCTCCCCTGCCCGCTTCGCCGGAGGCGCGGCGCGCCGCGAAATCGCGGCTGTGCCGGATGACCCGCGCCGGCGAGGTCGAGACCGCACTGACCGCGCTATGGCGCGCGGGCGAGCTCAAGCACGCGGCCTGA
- a CDS encoding acyl-CoA dehydrogenase family protein produces MAIDFEIPADAKAIREKVRQWVHDECIPAQEKLLAGADYKTTLGELRSKARAQGLWCPFIPKEYGGMGLGPLANALVQMELGESYLGALSMNTQGPDDATMLTLLQNGTEFQKEKFLKPLLNGEKRICYSMTEKAAGADATGMQTRAEKKGNSTYVLNGEKWFSSAASVADIALVMAKTNPDAPRHQQFSTFLVELPNPGYKIKRDIKTMAVEGPLSHILGGGHSEIEITDLEVPAENLLGGEGNGFNMGQHRLAYGRLRHGMHNVAMAQRALDLAVAHVTKRSTFGKPLSDRQGVQFMLAECASQLYIARLMLIHIAYKAEKGLDLRNENGIAKVFLANMVHKVVDTAIQLHGALGYSMDTPLAAWYTHIRSQRLVDGPDEVHKWTTGRNVIKAYKAHGTTASATGGDIL; encoded by the coding sequence ATGGCCATCGACTTCGAGATTCCGGCGGACGCCAAGGCGATCCGCGAAAAGGTCCGGCAATGGGTGCATGACGAATGCATTCCGGCGCAGGAGAAACTGCTTGCCGGCGCCGATTACAAGACGACGCTCGGCGAGCTGCGAAGCAAGGCGCGGGCACAGGGCCTGTGGTGCCCATTCATTCCCAAGGAATATGGCGGCATGGGATTGGGGCCGCTCGCCAATGCACTGGTGCAGATGGAGCTGGGCGAGAGCTATCTCGGCGCGCTGTCGATGAACACGCAGGGACCCGACGATGCGACCATGCTCACGCTGCTGCAGAACGGCACGGAGTTCCAGAAGGAGAAATTCCTCAAGCCGCTGCTGAACGGCGAGAAGCGCATCTGCTATTCGATGACCGAGAAGGCGGCGGGCGCCGACGCCACCGGCATGCAGACGCGGGCGGAGAAGAAGGGCAATTCGACCTATGTGCTGAACGGCGAGAAATGGTTCTCGTCCGCCGCGTCTGTGGCCGACATCGCGCTGGTGATGGCCAAGACCAATCCCGATGCGCCGCGGCACCAGCAGTTCTCGACCTTCCTCGTCGAGCTGCCGAACCCCGGCTACAAGATCAAGCGCGACATCAAGACGATGGCCGTCGAGGGGCCGCTCAGCCACATCCTGGGCGGCGGGCATTCGGAGATCGAAATCACCGATCTCGAAGTCCCGGCGGAGAACCTTCTGGGCGGCGAGGGCAACGGCTTCAACATGGGGCAGCACCGCCTCGCCTATGGAAGGTTGCGGCACGGCATGCACAACGTCGCGATGGCGCAGCGCGCGCTCGATCTCGCCGTGGCGCATGTCACCAAGCGCTCGACCTTCGGCAAGCCGCTGTCGGACCGCCAGGGCGTGCAGTTCATGCTCGCCGAATGCGCCAGCCAGCTCTACATCGCGCGGCTGATGCTGATCCACATCGCCTACAAGGCGGAGAAGGGTCTCGACCTGCGCAACGAGAACGGCATCGCCAAGGTGTTCCTCGCGAACATGGTGCACAAGGTCGTCGATACCGCGATCCAGCTGCACGGCGCGCTGGGCTATTCGATGGATACGCCGCTGGCCGCCTGGTACACCCATATCCGCTCGCAGCGCCTGGTCGACGGGCCGGACGAAGTCCACAAATGGACGACGGGCCGCAACGTCATCAAGGCGTACAAGGCACATGGCACGACGGCGTCGGCGACGGGTGGCGATATCCTGTAG
- a CDS encoding YdcF family protein, with protein sequence MLYLLLTRYLFDPLAWVLYLLIGGLVAGHFQQAALQRGLTIGATVLLLCLLVLPLDQMLARPLENRYPRPPLPAQVDGIVILDGGLNPRIFRSRGVTGENASTMRMIAGADLARRFPAAKLVFSGTSGRTPLQQEVEHETAEALLLSLGVAPGRTIFERTSRDTGENLVNCKALLHPKDGETWVLVTSAIHMPRAMAIAQKLGWKMVPWPSDYISATGGGALRIGYPSEGLTDIDRALHEWIGMVSYRLRGKAE encoded by the coding sequence ATGCTCTACCTCCTGCTGACTCGCTACCTCTTCGATCCCCTCGCCTGGGTGCTGTATCTGCTGATCGGCGGACTGGTGGCGGGGCATTTCCAGCAGGCGGCGCTGCAGCGCGGCCTGACCATCGGCGCGACGGTGCTGCTCCTGTGCCTGCTGGTGCTGCCGCTGGACCAGATGCTGGCGCGGCCGCTGGAGAACCGCTATCCGCGGCCGCCCCTGCCCGCACAGGTCGACGGCATCGTGATCCTCGATGGCGGCCTCAACCCGCGCATCTTCCGCAGCCGCGGCGTGACGGGCGAGAATGCGAGCACGATGCGCATGATCGCCGGGGCGGATCTCGCACGGCGCTTTCCGGCGGCCAAGCTGGTGTTCTCCGGCACCTCGGGCCGGACGCCGCTGCAGCAGGAGGTGGAACACGAGACGGCCGAAGCGCTGCTGCTGTCGCTCGGCGTCGCGCCGGGGCGCACGATCTTCGAACGGACATCACGCGATACGGGAGAGAACCTCGTCAACTGCAAAGCGCTGCTGCACCCGAAGGACGGCGAGACCTGGGTGCTGGTGACCTCGGCGATCCACATGCCGCGGGCGATGGCGATCGCGCAGAAGCTCGGCTGGAAGATGGTACCGTGGCCGTCGGACTACATATCCGCCACCGGCGGCGGCGCGCTGCGGATCGGCTATCCTTCGGAAGGATTGACCGATATCGACCGTGCGCTGCATGAATGGATCGGGATGGTGAGCTACCGGCTGCGCGGCAAGGCCGAGTGA
- a CDS encoding Mur ligase family protein, which produces MTSDRPYFFCGVGGSGMLPLALILKARGRTVRGSDRALDQGRLAEKFDYIRRAGIVLFPQDGSGVTGADTIVVTSAAVEETIPDVQAARRIGAGLMLRAELLSQLFNEAPNAIGVAGTSGKSTTTGMIGWVLSACGLDPTVMNGAVMRNFATPEAPFASALVGHGDLFVSEVDESDGSIARYHARIAVLNNIALDHKSMDELRALFRAFVARSEIAILNLDNEETAALAAELPAARRLTYSIANTKADLLAQDVQPLPDGIAFTVSERNGASAVPVRLEVPGRHNVSNALAALGAARAAGVALAEAAEALSRFAGIRRRLEVAGTAGGVTVIDDFAHNPDKIAATLATLHDFPGRLLVMFQPHGFGPLKLMKDQFIAVFASNLGPADVLLMPEPVYFGGTADRSVSSVDIVRGVEAAGREAYVFADREACLPKLLELAADGDRIVIMGARDDTLSQFAASLLARLAN; this is translated from the coding sequence ATGACCTCAGACAGGCCCTACTTTTTCTGCGGCGTCGGCGGCAGCGGCATGCTTCCGCTGGCGCTGATCCTCAAGGCGCGCGGCCGCACGGTCCGCGGCTCGGACCGCGCCCTCGACCAGGGCCGCCTCGCCGAAAAGTTCGACTACATCCGCCGCGCCGGCATCGTACTTTTCCCGCAGGACGGCAGCGGCGTGACCGGTGCCGACACCATCGTCGTCACCTCCGCCGCGGTCGAGGAGACGATCCCCGACGTCCAGGCGGCGCGCCGCATCGGCGCCGGATTGATGCTGCGGGCCGAGCTGCTGTCGCAGCTCTTCAACGAAGCGCCCAACGCGATCGGCGTCGCCGGCACCTCGGGCAAGTCCACCACCACCGGCATGATCGGCTGGGTCCTTTCGGCCTGCGGCCTCGATCCCACGGTGATGAACGGCGCGGTGATGCGCAATTTCGCGACGCCCGAAGCGCCCTTCGCCAGCGCCCTGGTGGGCCATGGCGATCTCTTCGTCAGCGAGGTCGACGAAAGCGACGGCTCGATCGCCCGTTATCATGCGCGCATCGCCGTGCTCAACAACATCGCGCTCGACCACAAATCGATGGACGAACTGCGCGCGCTGTTCCGCGCGTTCGTCGCGCGATCGGAGATCGCGATCCTCAATCTCGACAACGAGGAGACCGCGGCGCTCGCCGCGGAGCTGCCGGCGGCGCGCCGCCTGACCTACAGCATCGCCAACACCAAGGCCGATCTCCTGGCACAGGACGTCCAGCCGCTGCCGGACGGCATCGCCTTCACCGTCAGCGAGCGCAACGGCGCCAGCGCCGTGCCGGTCCGCCTCGAAGTGCCCGGCCGTCACAATGTCTCCAACGCATTGGCGGCACTCGGCGCGGCGCGCGCCGCCGGCGTCGCGCTGGCCGAGGCCGCCGAAGCGCTGTCGCGCTTCGCCGGGATCCGCCGCCGTCTCGAAGTCGCCGGAACCGCCGGCGGCGTCACGGTGATCGACGATTTCGCGCACAACCCGGACAAGATCGCCGCCACGCTGGCTACTTTGCATGACTTCCCGGGCCGCCTGCTCGTCATGTTTCAGCCGCATGGCTTTGGACCCCTGAAGCTCATGAAGGATCAGTTCATCGCGGTTTTCGCCAGCAATCTGGGGCCTGCCGACGTCCTCCTCATGCCCGAGCCGGTCTATTTCGGCGGCACGGCGGACCGCAGCGTTTCCTCGGTCGACATCGTGCGCGGCGTTGAAGCGGCGGGGCGCGAGGCTTACGTCTTCGCCGATCGCGAGGCGTGCCTGCCCAAGCTGCTCGAATTGGCGGCCGACGGCGACCGCATCGTGATCATGGGTGCGCGCGACGACACGCTGTCGCAATTCGCGGCTTCTTTGCTGGCGCGGCTGGCGAATTGA
- a CDS encoding DUF4199 domain-containing protein: protein MFRTSLLYGSIAGFIVIGVLIAGITVLRGQSFLSTEWFGYLSMIVALSMIFLGVRRYRDRDLGGVIKFVPAFLLGLGIAVVAGVIYTAAWEAYLASTGYHFMDAYVAGIIRAKRAQGVSGAALAAQIAQLDAMKAQYGNPLFRLPMTFLEIFPVGLVIAVISAALLRNPKVLPAQA, encoded by the coding sequence ATGTTCAGGACTTCGCTGCTTTACGGCTCCATTGCGGGCTTCATCGTCATCGGCGTGCTGATCGCCGGCATCACCGTCCTCAGAGGCCAGAGCTTCCTGTCGACGGAATGGTTCGGCTATCTTTCGATGATCGTGGCCCTGTCCATGATCTTCCTCGGCGTCCGGCGCTACCGCGACCGGGACCTGGGCGGGGTCATTAAATTCGTTCCGGCTTTTCTTCTCGGCCTGGGGATCGCCGTCGTGGCGGGCGTCATCTACACGGCGGCCTGGGAGGCCTACCTGGCCTCGACCGGCTATCATTTCATGGACGCTTATGTGGCGGGCATCATCCGGGCGAAGCGGGCGCAAGGGGTGTCCGGCGCCGCGCTCGCCGCCCAGATCGCGCAGCTCGACGCGATGAAGGCGCAATATGGCAACCCGCTGTTCCGCCTGCCGATGACCTTCCTGGAGATATTCCCGGTCGGCCTCGTCATCGCAGTCATCTCGGCTGCGTTGCTGCGCAATCCCAAAGTCCTGCCGGCGCAGGCCTGA
- a CDS encoding response regulator transcription factor, producing MWKAIFVYAVLLAAGAFALEWLQYKYVTRVFATEVYVVLIALGFAGLGLWTGYRLTPRGAAARFERNTAALRSLGVTDREYDVLALLATGQSNKEIARSLGVSPNTVKSHILRLFEKLEVQRRTQAIHKARELRLVP from the coding sequence ATGTGGAAGGCTATCTTCGTTTATGCAGTCCTCCTCGCCGCCGGCGCCTTCGCGCTCGAATGGCTGCAATACAAATATGTCACGCGGGTCTTCGCGACGGAGGTCTATGTCGTCCTGATCGCGCTGGGCTTCGCCGGGCTCGGCTTGTGGACGGGCTATCGCCTCACCCCCCGGGGTGCCGCTGCGCGGTTCGAGCGGAACACCGCGGCGCTCCGTTCGCTGGGCGTCACCGACCGGGAATATGACGTGCTCGCGTTGCTCGCCACCGGCCAATCGAACAAGGAGATCGCACGCAGCCTCGGCGTGTCGCCGAACACGGTCAAATCCCACATCCTGCGGCTGTTCGAAAAGCTGGAGGTGCAGCGCCGCACCCAGGCCATTCACAAGGCCCGCGAACTTCGTCTTGTCCCCTAG
- a CDS encoding FKBP-type peptidyl-prolyl cis-trans isomerase, whose product MHILKSVASLAVAGLLLSACGKSTEERHYDLSAESNQKFLADNGARKDVVTLPDGLQYRVITSGHGKQVASPADVVTVTYKGWTIDGHVFDRTKPGDTASFPAGRLIPGWVEALKLMHAGDEWQIVVPSDLGYGAEGAGADIGPNQTLVFNMQLISVAPAS is encoded by the coding sequence ATGCATATCCTGAAGAGCGTCGCGTCGCTGGCGGTGGCCGGCCTCCTGCTGTCCGCCTGCGGCAAGAGCACGGAAGAACGGCACTACGATCTGTCGGCGGAATCCAACCAGAAATTCCTCGCCGACAACGGCGCGCGCAAGGATGTGGTGACGCTGCCCGATGGGCTGCAATACCGCGTCATCACGTCCGGGCACGGCAAGCAGGTCGCGAGCCCGGCCGATGTCGTGACGGTGACCTACAAGGGCTGGACGATCGACGGCCATGTCTTCGACCGCACCAAGCCGGGCGACACGGCGAGCTTTCCCGCCGGCCGCCTGATCCCGGGTTGGGTCGAGGCACTCAAGCTCATGCATGCGGGCGACGAATGGCAGATCGTGGTCCCATCCGATCTCGGTTATGGCGCGGAAGGCGCGGGGGCGGACATCGGACCGAACCAGACGCTGGTGTTCAACATGCAGCTGATCTCGGTCGCCCCCGCGTCGTAA